Below is a genomic region from Rhodopirellula bahusiensis.
TGTAGAACTCAGGATCAGGCGGGCGATTGCCCCGCTTACGCTCTGCTTCCAAAAGCTGGTTCAGTTGTCGGCGGGCCTGCAAGTACTTGGTGATCCACTGATTGGCCTGTGAAACGTTGCCTCGAAGGGTCTCGCCAGTGGCCATCAGATAGTTCAGCGAGATGTCTTCGGGGAAACGATCTAGAATTGGTTGCAGCGTTTCCAGAATCTTATCGCCGTGCCCGTGCAACGCGTGCATGTTGGCGAGCGAATAGCGAATTGCAAAGTCTTCGTCGAACGACGTAAGCAAGCTTTTGAACTGGAGTTCGGCTTCATCGATTCGTCCCTGCTCTTGCAAGACCAACGCACGAATGAATCGGGAGGCATGAAGTTGTTCGCCGTTGATCGAAACACGGTCGCCTGATGGAACGTGCGGCGAAAGCGATTGGATGACGGATTCGAAACCAGCCAAGGCGGCGTCGAAATTTCGCTGCGCGTAATGGTGCTGGGCCAGCAGAAAGCGAGCCGAGATGTGCTCAGGGTTTTCTAAGACGCCATGACTCAACAATTTGCCGGTTTGATCCGCGTCTTTGTATTCTTGCGAGATTAAAGACGCGGTGACGTTGGCAGATGCATCGTGAGGATCCAACTCCTGCCATGCTTCGATGATTTCGGTTGCTTCGTCAAAGTCGCCTTGAACGATGTGCCCCATCGCGATCGCAGCCAGGTCATCTGTTGTGAAGTTTGGGTCCCTGAATTGATCGGCTCGCGAATCCAGTTGTCCACTTTGCCACTTCAATCGCGATTTCATGGCGGAAGCGATCGAAGGGTCAGCTCCGAAGTTTTCAGCTATGACGATCGCCGCCATTGCTTCTTCCCCATACCCCTGCTCTGCCAAGATGCGTGCCTTGGCCAAGTTCACATTGGCGGTCGATGCCCACCATCGTTGGGCAGATTCCAATGATTCAGTTGCCGCCGCGTAGTTTGTATTGCGCAGGTGTGTCTCATAGCGATACCAGTGCCATCGGGACGGCACGGCCAACGCGACTCCCAAACCAAGAATGCAAACAAGAACCATGAGGGCCATTGGTTTTCGGACCCACGAGCTCGACGATGAGCCCTTCACTTCCGCTGCGGAGTCGTTCGCTTTGACGCGGCTTTTTCGTTTGCGAACGCTCAATTGCTAGGTCCCCTCGCCGCGTCTCCTTGATTGATCCAAACGACCAAAGGTTGCACGGCACCAAACGCCATAACCGATTGCGGGACCAACAGATCATCATATCCATCGCCATTCCAATCCACGACTTCCAAGGTCGCCGCTTGGCAGCGATTCATTTCCAAGGTGTGCCGTTGGAAGTTGAATGTTGAATCTTCCGATGTGTTGCCTTCGTTCTCAAACCAAACCAAACCGTCGAACGAATCCGCTGGATAGCGTGCGATTTCCTGGTTGCCCAGCCAGGACGTGGCCGCAATGTCCAAATCACCATCGTGATCGAAGTCAGCAGCTGACGCGTGGTAACAACCCGGCATGGTTCCCACATCGTGTCGCTTCAGCGGATAAGACCCTTCGTTTTCGAGCCACCATACGCCGTGGTAGGGCTTGGCCAATGAATCATCAAATGTGTCGCCATTGGTCGCCAAAACATCCCAATCACCATCTTGATCGAAGTCAACGATTTGCATGCTGCTGGAACCGTAGGCCGGGTTGGACGCCTGATGCAGCACGATCGTCTCGTATGTTCCGTCGCCTAGGTTGCGATGGAACTGGATCGCTTCGTAGTGCTGAGTCAGGAGCGTGAGAAAGTCCTCCTCTCCATCCCCATCGAAGTCCAACACTTCAATCGTGATGATGCCAGGTCGCTCGTCGAGTGTCCGCCACTCAAACTGCGGGACGCCTGTTTCGGCATCGACGCCTTGGTTCAAGCCCAGATGCAATCCACCTTCGAAGTGCAAACCAAAATCGCCGACCAAGATGTCTTGATCCCCATCGCTGTCGAAATCGATCGGTCGAGCGTCTGCGACGCGTGACATGGCGAGTCGCAGGGGGATTCGCTCGTATTCAGATGCCAAATGCCCGGTGGTATGCAGCCGCAGCCACCAAACGTTGCCTTCGTGTTCGGTTTGCGGGTTGTGAGTTCCGAGATCGGCGACCAAGAAATCGGTTATCCCATCACCATCCAAATCTGATTCCGCCACGCGGGATGCGTGTGCGACAGAAGCCAACAGATCGACGTTGATTTGATCGATCCTCGGTTGCTCCGCAGAAAACTGTGCG
It encodes:
- a CDS encoding tetratricopeptide repeat protein produces the protein MVLVCILGLGVALAVPSRWHWYRYETHLRNTNYAAATESLESAQRWWASTANVNLAKARILAEQGYGEEAMAAIVIAENFGADPSIASAMKSRLKWQSGQLDSRADQFRDPNFTTDDLAAIAMGHIVQGDFDEATEIIEAWQELDPHDASANVTASLISQEYKDADQTGKLLSHGVLENPEHISARFLLAQHHYAQRNFDAALAGFESVIQSLSPHVPSGDRVSINGEQLHASRFIRALVLQEQGRIDEAELQFKSLLTSFDEDFAIRYSLANMHALHGHGDKILETLQPILDRFPEDISLNYLMATGETLRGNVSQANQWITKYLQARRQLNQLLEAERKRGNRPPDPEFYMQLAEAYLRFKWDDAKPWLDMAASLQPRSPRVRLGYRKFFENSGNFEQAARYSN
- a CDS encoding FG-GAP repeat domain-containing protein, which encodes MRPSSQKSSQSFHFFLAAALSTAAAFGLVGCNSGSSVNPELIERLIASQADSRPTDAESIRAFCGDCHDSPDPGIFEWDHWEEEVDQGFRLYRESLRDDLVPPDRDATLAYYRDTSPEKWDMPIPERSMDIRFERHVIDWPRNPAISAVSSLLRLPDRVGNPTIALTDMWTGTVAQFSAEQPRIDQINVDLLASVAHASRVAESDLDGDGITDFLVADLGTHNPQTEHEGNVWWLRLHTTGHLASEYERIPLRLAMSRVADARPIDFDSDGDQDILVGDFGLHFEGGLHLGLNQGVDAETGVPQFEWRTLDERPGIITIEVLDFDGDGEEDFLTLLTQHYEAIQFHRNLGDGTYETIVLHQASNPAYGSSSMQIVDFDQDGDWDVLATNGDTFDDSLAKPYHGVWWLENEGSYPLKRHDVGTMPGCYHASAADFDHDGDLDIAATSWLGNQEIARYPADSFDGLVWFENEGNTSEDSTFNFQRHTLEMNRCQAATLEVVDWNGDGYDDLLVPQSVMAFGAVQPLVVWINQGDAARGPSN